In Desulfovermiculus halophilus DSM 18834, the DNA window GTCCAGGTTGTTCAACCAGTACACAATATCTTCCCGGGGCAAATAATCGATCTCAAAGAGCTTGGCAGTTTTCCTGAGCTTGCTGTCGTTGTACAACTTTTCGATGAAATACCCGTCCGAGCTGGACAAAAGCACATGGCACAAGTGGCTCTCCTTGGTCATGGCCACAAAGAAATTGATCAGCTCCTTGATCAGCTCCCGCTGGGAATTGAAATAGATGGACTCCAGGGCCTGCAGTTCGTCGATGATAATGACCGGCTGGATCCCCTGGGCGTTTAAATCTTTAAGCTCGGCCTTCATGACGTCAAAGGGATCCAGCTGCCGCTCGCGGATCTTTTGCTGGGTCTGAACCGTATACCGAAAGACCCGCAGGTTGTACTGCCTGGTCTCGGCTGTGCCCTTTTCCTCCTGGTCCTCGAGCTGGAAAAATCGCTGCAGGAAATCCTCGTAGTTGACCAGCAGCACTTCGCGCAGATTGAAGAGCTTGACCGAGAACGTGTTTTCGTCGCTCAGATGTTCATATACAACCTTATAGATGAGCGTGGTCTTGCCGCTGGATTTGGGGCCGTAGAAGAAAAGGATATACTTCGGGCTTTCTTCGAGCCACTTTTGGATATAAGTGATCTCTTCCTGGCGGTTGATAAAAGCGGGTTCATTCTTATATTCCATATCCAATCCCTCCTTGCACCGCAGAGACGCTGAGTACGCAGAGGCTTTTCCTGCAGAGCTCAGCCCCCTTCTCCGCGCCCTCTGCGCCTCGGCGGTGGGCTTTCTTCCTTTTCCTCCTGGCCCTACCCACCAACCTCCTGCACGTACCGGGCAAGCCCGATCTCCATGCTCCTGCCCTGGAGCTTGTACTCGGCCCGGGTGGGATTGTTATGGATTCCATGGGCTGGGGTCGGACCTAACCAACCCACTGAATTAATGATAAATGTGCTCAAAATTGGGCCGTTTTTTGGCCTTAAAATGCCCCCCGATGAAATGAGAAGAGATTTCATGGGGTGAACATTTCAGGTCCAAATTGGGGCTTCTAAG includes these proteins:
- a CDS encoding ATP-binding protein, with protein sequence MEYKNEPAFINRQEEITYIQKWLEESPKYILFFYGPKSSGKTTLIYKVVYEHLSDENTFSVKLFNLREVLLVNYEDFLQRFFQLEDQEEKGTAETRQYNLRVFRYTVQTQQKIRERQLDPFDVMKAELKDLNAQGIQPVIIIDELQALESIYFNSQRELIKELINFFVAMTKESHLCHVLLSSSDGYFIEKLYNDSKLRKTAKLFEIDYLPREDIVYWLNNLDKESNIREFTLNSSQIEYIWEHFGGSIWEISALLGDLLRSAHNGAIPDTVLENAAERYLLQAKSYYEEYAGLDDAKAELLREINTHVQAKGYVKEHQLRRLLEQGHYPDRETLLEELNNLVRNNFLYYNPTRAEYKLQGRSMEIGLARYVQEV